The Oculatellaceae cyanobacterium DNA segment CCGCATAATTTTTTCAGCATTTTGTTTAAGACGATCAGACGCTTGGTTGGACATCACTTCGGAATTTTTTCTAAGTGGCTGTTGAGAGGGCATTCTCTTCCTGATTTTTATGTCCGGCCAGCAATATTGCAAGTATATAAACTTTTCAATTTTAGTTTTTCAACCCAAGATATCGCTGCCAAAATATAGTAGATGTCATGTCCTTTGAAGCACTTTTCCATTCACTACTTACAGATGACCATTGACTACTACTTTCAGCAGCAACTTTAAACCACCTAGTCAAAAGGTTAATAGCAGTTAATTTATCTATCTGATTTTGGCTATCATAGCTTTTACTAAGCTTTAAAATGTTTAAATGCAAAACTTCCGGCTCAGAGTTCTTAATAAAAATTGGCCCTTTTATATAATCTTCAAAAGATTTTATAACCATCTCTACATGATTATAATCAAACCTTGATAAAGACTGAAGTATTACTTTTGTAAAATGCTCAACTGTATCCATATAATCTATAAAATAATGGATAGCATAAGTAATTAAATCATTACGGATATAATAATAAGTTTCCCAATTTAAATTCTTTGCCGAAGCAGGTTGATGCCAGACAGCTAGCGATGGAAAAGCTACTATTTTGTTGCCCAAATCTTTAATTCTTAAACAAAACTCTATATCATCTACCTTAATAAATAAAGGTAGTGGTAATTTAATTTTTTCAACAACTTCTCTAGAAAAAGAAAAGAACCAAAATCCTCCATAATCTATATGTTCTTCCACCAGCAACCTGTTGAGAGAACTAGAACTTCGTAGATCAATATTATTATTAACAGCAGTTAATGACCCAGGTGCAAATCCTCTAGTTTTAGAATCTTCGTTATACGTTGCTCCTGCTTCATATAACATATGCTTTTTCTCTAAATTTAGCAGTCCGCCAGCTACTGCCAAATCAATCTTGGCGTACTCATGCAAAGAAAATAACCTATAAATACATTGACTTTCTAACTCTATATCATCATCCATCAGCAAAAAGTGAGAGTAGATGTTCTCCTCTAGAGCTTCAACTAGCCCTCTAGTAAAACCACCACTTCCACCCGCATTTATATTGGGAAAAATTTGCAGATTTGGCTCTCTGAAATCAGCTTCGTTTAAAGTTCTACCATTATCAACAACAAATACTTTGAAGTTTTTAGCTTGCAGTAATTTATCTTGAGAGATCCTGGTTAATGTATTTTTTATATAATCCTCTTTTTTGAAGGTGCAAATGACAATTGCTAACGATACTTCTCTAGTTTTATTTTCATCAGTTGCTATCCACGCCTCTTTAAATGCACCTTGTTCACTAGAACAGGTGATCTCAAAATATATTCTGCCAGCTTTTTCATTTTGAATAAGATTTATTGGTAAGATTTTTACAGGTTCTGAAAATTGACATTTTTCAAAATCCTGTTCAGAAATAATTTCTCTGTTGTGCTCTCCATTAACTTCTCTGTAAACAGAAATTTGAAAATCTCCTTCAAGTTTTAGCAAATAATAGATAGAGCTAAGACTTGTATATTTAGTATAAAATCTTTCGTAAAAGGAATTAAAGTAAGAATTTGAAGATACAATTCCACCATGGCTTAAGACAACTTTTTTATCATCTTCCTGGTAGTTTATAGAGGCAGATTCATTACACTGGATGTATAAATCAGAAGTATCGGCTGATTTAGGAAGGTTTATTCCACCTACTATATTCATGTAATATCTACCTATTCTTTAGTAAAAATACTTGTTTTATTTGACTGATATTAAACAGTCTTACCTTAAGAATTAATTTGTAAATACCTTCTAATTCTTCTCCCGCCAGACATATTAACTTTTCTCAGAGTTTTTAAGTTGTGGATAAAGGGATTGATATCGCATCCAAGCCTCTTCTATAGCTGGTTCAACTGGTTGGGGAGTTGCAGCAAGCGTTGGCGTGGCTGCCAGTTTCAGTGTGTCATTAGTATCGGTGAATACACCAATTCCTATACCCGCCAGTAGAGCAGCACCACGCGCAGAAGCAGCAGCAACTATAGTTGCATAGAGGGGTATTCTCAATACATCAGTTAGTAATTGTTTCCAAGGCATTTCTGCCGTTCCACCGCCTGCTAAACGCAGTTCTGTTGCTTGAAAACCTGTTGCCTCAAGTGCCTCTAAACCTTGTCGCAAGGCAAAAGCAACTCCCTCTAAAGCTGCCCGCATCATGTGCGCCTGTGTGTGATGAAGTCCCAGCCCCACCCATGCCCCACGTATATATGGGTCAAGGTGCGGAGTTCGCTCACCTGTGAGGTATGGCAAAAATGTCAAGCCTTCACATCCTGGGGGAACAGAAAACGCTTTAGTATAGACTTCCTGCCAACTCAACCCAAGGATACCTCGCACCCACTCCAGGGCTAACCCAGCATTTTGGATAGCGGCAAGGGTGTACCACCCGTTAGGTATGGCGGCTCGATATAAATGTGTCCGACCATGAGGATCGATAATTGGTTGGGAGCGAGGTGTAATGATTTGAGCGCCTGTGCCAATGGTGAGTTGCACTAAACCAGGTTCTAGTAGTCCATTACCAAGTGCCGCCGCTGCCGTATCCGCAGCACCAGCGATAACGGGTAAGCCCACAGGTAAGCCAAGATGCTCAGAAGCAACAGTTGTTAGGTAGCCTGCGATCGCACTAGAGGGGATAATTTTGGGTAGCCAATCACAACGTAGATTTAGCGCTGAAATTGCATCCCAAGCCCAGTTGTCTTCGACAACATCGTAAAGCAATGTACCACTAGCGTCAGATGGTTCTGTTGCCACTTCTCCAGTCATCCGTAACCGTAGCCAATCTTTTGGCTGAAGTACCCAACGCGCTTGGGCGTAGACAGTAGGCTCGTGTTCTCTTAGCCACAGCAAGGTGGAACCAGCCATGCCTGCTGTAATCGGGTTGCCCAATCGCTCTAGAATAGCTGCATCGAGGGACTGATAAGTGTTAAGTGTGGCACTAGAGCGAGTATCTGCCCAAAGGATAGCAGGACGTAGGGGCTGACCCGAATCCGAAGCTAGGACAACACCGTGCATTTGCCCTGAAAGTGCGATCGCCTGTACTTGGTCAGCGTGATTTCCCACTGCCTGCCTAACAGCCTTTGCAGCAGCTAACCACCAATCGCCTGGTTCCGACTCAGCCCATCCAGGTTGGGGAGAATGAACAGGATAGGAGCTTGATGCTTCACCTGTAACGGTTCCGTCTATCGCTAAGAGCAATGCTTTAGCAGAGCCTGTTCCTAAATCTATGCCAAGCAGCATCAGGCTAGTCCTCACCTACTTAAAAGTTAAAATTAGATTATTTGCTTTATTAAGGAAATAATTGCTATTTAAGCTGATAGTGCCATTACTATGTCTGCGAGAATTGGGTGAGGGTTCCTTTAGCACCGAACTCCTGTAAAGTACGCAACTGGTCAGCAACGGTTTCGACGAAACGTGGCGACTGTTCTAAATCTCCAAAAATTTCCGAGATGCTGAGTAATGGTCTGGGATCTAATTCATTCAATCTGGCGCGTTGAATGAGGATATCTGCTAATGGGTCATCAATCGGAATAGGTTGCCCTTGTTCATCATAACTATTGATGTACCGACACCAAGCAGCAATCGTCAAACTTAGGTAATCGATCGCACCTCCAAGTTGTAATTTATTCCGGAGCGATCCTAAAACAAACTTAGGAATTTTGGCAGATCCATTCAGACACAGGCGTGGAAGCTGATCGCGAATTTTAGGATTGGAAAACCGTTCGATTAAAGTCTTTTTATACTCGTCTAAATCAATCCCAGGAACGGGTTGGAGCGTTGGTGTCACCTCGTCCATCAAGTTAGCGACTGCTTGCTGGAACAAGGGATCAGCCATGACTTCATAAACGTAGTTATAACCTGCCAGAGAGCCGAGATAGCCAATCAGCATATGACTGGCATTGAGTAGCCGGATTTTCATCATCTCGTAGGGATGAACATCCTTAGTCATCTGAACACCAACAGATTCCCAATCGGGTCTGCCTGCACAAAAGCTATCTTCGATTACCCACTGAATGAAAGGCTCCGCGACGCATGGAAACGCATCATCAATACCAAATTCCCCAACCATTTTGATATCTGCTGGGGTTGTGAGGGGAGTAATGCGATCAACCATGCAGTTGGGAAAGGCAACGTATTCAGCAATCCAACGTCCTAAATCTGGATCGCGCAGTTGGGCAAATGTCGTTAGCATTTTCCGCACCATGTTGCCGTTGCCCTGGATATTGTCGCAGGACAGTATTGTAAAGGGTGCTAATCCCTGTTTGCGTCGCTTTTCGAGTGCGGCTGTCAAAAAACCGTATGTCCCGATTGGTTGGTCAGGATTTTGCAAATCATGCTGCATCGTCGGGTGGTTGACATCGAAATTGCCACTTCCTTCAATGTAGTAGTAGCCGCTTTCAGTAATCGTGAGAGTCACAATTCGGCATTCCGGAGCTGCCATTGCTTCGATAACTGCTTGACGATTGTCTGGTGCAAACAGGTATCGGGTGATCGAACCGATGACTCTAGCGCGATCTCCTTCTAGTGATCGCTCAATTAAGGTATACAAATAATCTTGGGACAGAAGCGCATCCCGCATTCGCCTGTCAAAATCGTAGTCCAGCAATCCAACACCACAGATTCCCCAATCACTACCAGGATTCTGATGGAAATAATCATCAAGATAAAGCGCTTGATGCGATCGATGAAATCCACCCACCCCAATATGCACAATCCCATTAGTAATTTGATGGCGATCGTACTTTGGTACGCGCACGTTTCCAGGTAAACGAGCCAGGGATGCTTCATTGAGCTTGATTGTTGAGCCTGTGCTGGTATTGCTGTTCATCTTGTTTGTGTTAAAGCGACTGTGCCTGGTCAAGATCAACGGCATCAAGCGATCGCTGTCAATGCCGTTTATCTTTAAACTGGGATTGCTGACAATATCTTGATCAGATCGTGCATTCGCTCGATCACTTGCTCGGCACCAGCCGACTGAAGAGCATCGGCACGGCTGCTTCGTTCATCCTCGGTGATATGAGTTCCCCCTACATAACCGATAATCTGCCCAATTCCTGCGGCAACAGCAGCTTTTACCCCACTGAGAGAATCTTCAACTGCCACGCAATCCGAAACTTCAGCATCCAGAAACTTCGCTGCATATAGGTAAATATCAGGAAGCGGTTTGGGTCGCGGAAAGGGGAGAGAGTCGTGTGCGCTAAATACCTGCTCGCTGGGGAAATAGTCGCTCAGGGCAGCAGCAGTCAGGCAAGCACTCAG contains these protein-coding regions:
- the xylB gene encoding xylulokinase — protein: MLLGIDLGTGSAKALLLAIDGTVTGEASSSYPVHSPQPGWAESEPGDWWLAAAKAVRQAVGNHADQVQAIALSGQMHGVVLASDSGQPLRPAILWADTRSSATLNTYQSLDAAILERLGNPITAGMAGSTLLWLREHEPTVYAQARWVLQPKDWLRLRMTGEVATEPSDASGTLLYDVVEDNWAWDAISALNLRCDWLPKIIPSSAIAGYLTTVASEHLGLPVGLPVIAGAADTAAAALGNGLLEPGLVQLTIGTGAQIITPRSQPIIDPHGRTHLYRAAIPNGWYTLAAIQNAGLALEWVRGILGLSWQEVYTKAFSVPPGCEGLTFLPYLTGERTPHLDPYIRGAWVGLGLHHTQAHMMRAALEGVAFALRQGLEALEATGFQATELRLAGGGTAEMPWKQLLTDVLRIPLYATIVAAASARGAALLAGIGIGVFTDTNDTLKLAATPTLAATPQPVEPAIEEAWMRYQSLYPQLKNSEKS
- a CDS encoding glycosyltransferase; translated protein: MNIVGGINLPKSADTSDLYIQCNESASINYQEDDKKVVLSHGGIVSSNSYFNSFYERFYTKYTSLSSIYYLLKLEGDFQISVYREVNGEHNREIISEQDFEKCQFSEPVKILPINLIQNEKAGRIYFEITCSSEQGAFKEAWIATDENKTREVSLAIVICTFKKEDYIKNTLTRISQDKLLQAKNFKVFVVDNGRTLNEADFREPNLQIFPNINAGGSGGFTRGLVEALEENIYSHFLLMDDDIELESQCIYRLFSLHEYAKIDLAVAGGLLNLEKKHMLYEAGATYNEDSKTRGFAPGSLTAVNNNIDLRSSSSLNRLLVEEHIDYGGFWFFSFSREVVEKIKLPLPLFIKVDDIEFCLRIKDLGNKIVAFPSLAVWHQPASAKNLNWETYYYIRNDLITYAIHYFIDYMDTVEHFTKVILQSLSRFDYNHVEMVIKSFEDYIKGPIFIKNSEPEVLHLNILKLSKSYDSQNQIDKLTAINLLTRWFKVAAESSSQWSSVSSEWKSASKDMTSTIFWQRYLGLKN
- a CDS encoding mannitol dehydrogenase family protein, giving the protein MNSNTSTGSTIKLNEASLARLPGNVRVPKYDRHQITNGIVHIGVGGFHRSHQALYLDDYFHQNPGSDWGICGVGLLDYDFDRRMRDALLSQDYLYTLIERSLEGDRARVIGSITRYLFAPDNRQAVIEAMAAPECRIVTLTITESGYYYIEGSGNFDVNHPTMQHDLQNPDQPIGTYGFLTAALEKRRKQGLAPFTILSCDNIQGNGNMVRKMLTTFAQLRDPDLGRWIAEYVAFPNCMVDRITPLTTPADIKMVGEFGIDDAFPCVAEPFIQWVIEDSFCAGRPDWESVGVQMTKDVHPYEMMKIRLLNASHMLIGYLGSLAGYNYVYEVMADPLFQQAVANLMDEVTPTLQPVPGIDLDEYKKTLIERFSNPKIRDQLPRLCLNGSAKIPKFVLGSLRNKLQLGGAIDYLSLTIAAWCRYINSYDEQGQPIPIDDPLADILIQRARLNELDPRPLLSISEIFGDLEQSPRFVETVADQLRTLQEFGAKGTLTQFSQT